The Streptomyces luteogriseus genome includes a window with the following:
- a CDS encoding MarR family winged helix-turn-helix transcriptional regulator, which produces MSNGPEGATPGFMVWRLSMKWRVAVDRAVAPLGLTHAQYSLVASLYGMQRSGERPSQRRLADHTGLEPLYVSKLARALETAGLLERTRDPRDPRAVQLALTEQGREVTRRAIDVVHGLLQQLLDPLGGLGSARTRAFMRELTALLDAPLDPFSEPETEQS; this is translated from the coding sequence ATGAGCAACGGTCCCGAGGGCGCTACGCCCGGCTTCATGGTGTGGCGGCTGTCGATGAAGTGGCGGGTCGCGGTCGACCGCGCCGTGGCCCCGCTGGGTCTCACCCACGCGCAGTACTCACTGGTCGCGTCGCTGTACGGCATGCAGCGCTCCGGCGAACGTCCCAGCCAGCGCCGCCTCGCCGACCACACCGGCCTCGAGCCGCTCTACGTGTCGAAGCTGGCCCGCGCACTGGAGACCGCCGGCCTCCTGGAACGCACCAGGGACCCCCGCGACCCGCGCGCGGTGCAGCTCGCCCTCACCGAGCAGGGCCGCGAGGTCACCCGGCGGGCGATCGACGTCGTCCACGGGCTCCTCCAGCAACTCCTCGACCCGCTCGGCGGGCTGGGCAGCGCGCGCACCCGGGCCTTCATGCGCGAGTTGACGGCCCTGCTCGACGCACCTCTTGATCCTTTCAGCGAGCCCGAGACGGAGCAGTCATGA
- a CDS encoding winged helix DNA-binding protein, which yields MTTSTPPVGPRDIALAHYAGRALLETVLARHGITFQQSVTLRLAAVADGPVGREQLVDGVTGALKTGAAEVHRVLDELIAAQLLTPDGSSDVRITDAGRALYATTSGETAPITARIYDGIPAEDLVVTGRVLSLITERAGAELTALRR from the coding sequence ATGACCACCAGCACTCCCCCGGTCGGCCCCCGTGACATCGCCCTGGCCCACTACGCCGGCCGCGCCCTCCTCGAGACCGTGCTGGCCCGGCACGGCATCACCTTCCAGCAGTCCGTCACCCTCCGGCTCGCCGCCGTCGCCGACGGCCCGGTCGGCCGCGAGCAGCTCGTGGACGGTGTCACCGGCGCCCTGAAGACCGGCGCGGCCGAGGTGCACCGCGTGCTCGACGAGCTGATCGCCGCGCAGTTGCTGACGCCGGACGGGTCGTCGGACGTACGGATCACGGACGCCGGGCGCGCTCTGTACGCCACCACCTCGGGCGAGACGGCACCCATCACCGCCCGGATCTACGACGGCATCCCGGCGGAGGACCTGGTCGTGACGGGCCGGGTGCTGAGCCTCATCACCGAGCGGGCCGGGGCCGAGCTGACGGCGCTGCGCCGGTGA
- a CDS encoding tetratricopeptide repeat protein, producing MNTIQDTTYYAQGTPAERWERAQLFFDAKDYAAAARVLVGLVEEVPEQTGPRLLLARSYYHSAQLRRAEAELRTIVERDPVEHYARLMLGRTLQRQSRHEEAESQLRIAATLAGDFEQL from the coding sequence GTGAACACCATCCAGGACACGACGTACTACGCCCAGGGAACTCCGGCCGAGCGCTGGGAGCGCGCGCAGCTGTTCTTCGACGCCAAGGACTACGCCGCCGCCGCGCGCGTCCTGGTCGGGCTCGTCGAGGAGGTGCCCGAGCAGACCGGGCCCCGGCTGCTCCTGGCGCGCTCCTACTACCACTCCGCCCAACTGCGTCGCGCCGAGGCCGAGTTGCGGACGATCGTCGAGCGGGACCCCGTGGAGCACTACGCCCGGCTGATGCTCGGCCGCACGCTCCAGCGGCAGAGCCGGCACGAGGAGGCGGAGTCGCAGCTGCGGATCGCCGCGACGCTCGCGGGTGACTTCGAGCAGCTCTGA